One window of Microbacterium sp. Root61 genomic DNA carries:
- a CDS encoding glycosyltransferase — protein sequence MAIDHVLLTRFNLPTGGVEARIRAGESWLANRWALFEQYCAPSVARQTTSAFSWVIYFDPESPGWLTEAMVPYVDRGLFRPIFRAEVPADALLDDVRSVVGDPHGILLTTNLDNDDAIAPDFMARLQAAVECEDRQALYLVNGLVKGPDGVYLHHDPRNAFCSVAAPWITPSTSWDDWHMMLGKNMPVVEIGGAPGWLQVVHGENVSNRVRGRLVSPGEWSVAFPAMLDDLADPGSIRLLHDAVVLDPARRLRDLGRATLRRAAISMLGKDGMQSLKMRLRR from the coding sequence ATGGCGATCGATCACGTCCTCCTGACTCGCTTCAATCTGCCCACTGGGGGGGTCGAGGCGCGCATCCGGGCAGGCGAGTCTTGGCTTGCCAATCGATGGGCTCTGTTCGAGCAGTACTGTGCCCCGTCGGTGGCACGACAGACGACATCAGCGTTCTCGTGGGTGATCTACTTCGATCCGGAGAGCCCGGGGTGGCTGACGGAGGCCATGGTTCCCTATGTCGACCGCGGATTGTTCCGGCCGATCTTCCGCGCCGAGGTCCCCGCGGATGCACTGCTGGACGACGTGCGCAGCGTGGTCGGAGACCCCCATGGCATCCTGCTGACGACCAATCTCGACAACGATGACGCAATCGCTCCGGACTTCATGGCGCGGCTCCAGGCAGCCGTCGAGTGCGAGGATCGCCAGGCCCTCTACCTCGTGAATGGGCTGGTGAAGGGCCCGGACGGTGTCTACTTGCACCACGATCCGCGCAACGCCTTCTGCTCGGTCGCGGCCCCGTGGATCACCCCGTCCACATCGTGGGACGACTGGCACATGATGCTCGGCAAGAACATGCCGGTTGTCGAGATCGGCGGTGCGCCCGGATGGCTGCAGGTCGTGCATGGCGAGAATGTCAGCAACCGCGTCCGAGGTCGGCTGGTCTCACCTGGTGAGTGGAGTGTCGCGTTTCCTGCGATGCTCGACGACCTGGCCGATCCGGGGTCGATTCGCCTCCTTCACGACGCCGTGGTGCTGGACCCGGCGCGTCGGCTGCGAGATCTTGGCCGTGCGACGCTGCGCCGGGCCGCCATCTCCATGCTCGGCAAAGACGGCATGCAATCTCTCAAGATGCGGCTCAGGAGATGA
- a CDS encoding acyltransferase: MSAAHSAFVESTADVADSAHLGARTRIWHLAQVREGATLGADCNIGRGAYIGPGAVLGDGCKVQNYALVYEPARLGDGVFIGPAAVLTNDEFPRAINPDGSPKSADDWHSVGVTIGRGAAIGARAVCIAPVTIGEWALVAAGAVVTKDVPDFALVVGVPARRVGWVGRAGRPLEQDGDEWVCPVSGDRYRERDGVLSAMDPD; encoded by the coding sequence GTGTCCGCAGCGCACTCCGCATTCGTCGAATCCACAGCTGACGTCGCGGACTCGGCGCATCTCGGCGCGCGGACGCGCATCTGGCACCTGGCGCAAGTGCGTGAGGGCGCGACCCTGGGCGCGGACTGCAACATCGGGCGCGGTGCGTACATCGGGCCCGGTGCAGTGCTCGGAGACGGATGCAAGGTGCAGAACTACGCGCTCGTGTACGAGCCGGCGCGGCTCGGCGACGGGGTGTTCATCGGACCCGCCGCCGTGCTCACGAACGACGAGTTCCCGCGCGCGATCAACCCGGACGGGTCACCCAAGAGCGCGGATGACTGGCATTCGGTCGGCGTGACGATCGGGCGCGGCGCGGCGATAGGCGCACGAGCGGTCTGCATCGCCCCCGTCACGATCGGGGAGTGGGCGCTCGTCGCCGCCGGAGCCGTCGTCACGAAGGACGTCCCGGACTTCGCGCTCGTGGTGGGGGTTCCCGCTCGTCGCGTCGGCTGGGTCGGGCGCGCCGGACGCCCCCTCGAACAGGACGGCGACGAATGGGTCTGTCCGGTCTCCGGCGACCGCTACCGCGAACGCGACGGCGTGCTCAGCGCGATGGACCCGGACTAG
- a CDS encoding NeuD/PglB/VioB family sugar acetyltransferase produces the protein MAGVLLVGASGLAREVLAAGLTGVVGFLDDDRSLHSTEVAGVPVVGSIADGVARAESLLVCVGPSISRRRIVHRLRMLGVSDDRYATFVARSARIGMTSEIGRGSIVLEGVVVTADAAIGRHVVIMPQCAVTHDNAIRDFVTLAAGVSLGGSVRIGEAANVGMNASIRQGLTIGTEATVGMGAVVLDDVPDHQTWVGVPAHPLDVSA, from the coding sequence ATGGCCGGCGTGCTGCTGGTCGGCGCGAGCGGTCTGGCGCGCGAGGTGCTGGCGGCTGGACTGACCGGTGTCGTCGGCTTCCTCGACGATGACCGGAGTCTGCACTCCACTGAGGTGGCAGGTGTGCCCGTCGTCGGGAGCATCGCGGATGGGGTCGCCCGTGCGGAGTCCCTGCTGGTGTGCGTCGGGCCGAGCATCAGTCGCCGGCGGATCGTGCACCGACTGCGGATGCTCGGTGTCTCCGATGACAGGTACGCGACCTTTGTCGCACGGTCGGCGCGGATCGGAATGACGAGCGAGATCGGACGGGGCAGCATCGTGCTCGAGGGTGTGGTCGTCACCGCGGATGCCGCAATCGGCCGACACGTGGTCATCATGCCCCAGTGCGCCGTCACCCACGACAACGCGATCCGGGATTTCGTCACCCTCGCGGCCGGGGTTTCTCTCGGGGGTTCGGTGCGCATCGGGGAGGCGGCAAATGTCGGGATGAATGCGTCGATCCGGCAGGGGCTCACGATCGGCACGGAGGCCACAGTGGGGATGGGAGCGGTGGTTCTCGACGATGTGCCCGACCATCAGACATGGGTGGGCGTGCCGGCGCACCCATTGGATGTGTCCGCATGA
- a CDS encoding NAD-dependent epimerase/dehydratase family protein, protein MTQLEGADILVTGGAGTIGSTLVDRLLDAGVAHIDILDNFVRGRRTNLDAARTSGRVELIEGDIRDVRLVDDLTAGKDVVFHQAAIRITQCAEEPRLALEVLVDGTFNVVEAASRHRVKKLVAASSASVYGMAEDFPTDERHHHENDDTLYGAAKTFNEGLIRSFRAMQGLDYVLLRYFNVYGPRMDVHGLYTEVLVRWMERIADGRPPLIFGDGQQTMDFVCVPDIARANVLAAQSDIVEGAYNIASGTETSLLELAHALLRAMDSNLGVEHGPERAVNGVARRLADTTAARRDLGFTATVGLEEGLRMLVEWWAPLRDEIAAGRTAVV, encoded by the coding sequence ATGACCCAGCTCGAAGGTGCCGACATCCTGGTCACTGGTGGGGCGGGCACGATCGGCTCGACACTCGTCGACCGGCTGCTGGATGCCGGAGTCGCACACATCGACATCCTCGACAATTTCGTGCGCGGACGCCGCACGAATCTTGACGCGGCGCGCACGAGCGGTCGAGTCGAGCTCATCGAGGGTGACATCCGCGACGTTCGGCTGGTCGATGACCTGACAGCGGGCAAGGACGTGGTGTTCCACCAGGCCGCCATCCGCATAACGCAGTGTGCGGAAGAGCCGAGGCTCGCCCTCGAGGTGCTCGTGGACGGAACGTTCAACGTCGTCGAGGCGGCCTCCCGCCATCGTGTCAAGAAGCTCGTCGCGGCCTCCAGCGCCTCGGTGTACGGCATGGCCGAGGACTTCCCGACCGATGAGCGCCATCATCACGAGAACGACGACACGCTCTACGGCGCAGCCAAGACCTTCAACGAGGGGCTCATCCGGAGCTTCCGCGCCATGCAGGGTCTGGACTACGTGCTGCTGCGCTACTTCAACGTGTACGGGCCGAGGATGGACGTGCACGGCCTCTACACGGAGGTCCTCGTCCGCTGGATGGAGCGCATCGCCGACGGCAGACCGCCCCTCATCTTCGGCGACGGACAGCAGACGATGGACTTCGTGTGCGTCCCGGATATCGCACGCGCCAACGTGCTCGCTGCGCAGAGTGACATCGTCGAGGGCGCCTACAACATCGCAAGCGGCACCGAGACGAGCCTCCTCGAACTCGCCCACGCGCTGCTGCGCGCCATGGACTCCAACCTGGGCGTGGAGCACGGGCCGGAGCGCGCGGTGAACGGTGTCGCTCGCAGGCTGGCCGACACGACGGCCGCTCGCCGCGATCTCGGATTCACAGCCACCGTCGGGCTCGAGGAGGGGCTGCGGATGCTGGTGGAGTGGTGGGCACCCCTTCGCGACGAGATCGCGGCCGGCCGGACGGCGGTCGTGTGA
- a CDS encoding DegT/DnrJ/EryC1/StrS family aminotransferase — MSIAVPFLDLAPQQAEILDEVLSVWRTQLESAAFIGGGEVAAFEAEFAAYSGREHVIGVSNGTDALELAYRAAGVEPGDEIIMPANTFIATAEAASRIGAVPVFVDVDDEYLLIDPDAIASAITSRTRVIVPVHLFGQTAPMERLLPIAQKHGLTVVEDAAQSHGASSPAGRAGAIGHIAATSFYPGKNLGAAGDAGAVMTNDADAAGLVRNLAAHGSSVKYVHDHVGMNARLDAIQAAVLRAKLRRLDGWNEARREAAARYTELLADVDGVRAPSTRPGNHDVWHLYVIRVEQRGTVMAGLTSAGIGAAIHYPTPVHLTAAYGDLGYRCGQFPVAEGAADRILSLPMFPHLAEQQQVAVVRELSRAMRRRGALA; from the coding sequence ATGAGCATCGCGGTCCCGTTCCTGGACCTCGCCCCCCAGCAGGCCGAGATCCTCGATGAGGTGCTCTCCGTGTGGCGCACCCAGCTCGAATCGGCCGCGTTCATCGGCGGGGGTGAAGTGGCGGCGTTCGAGGCAGAGTTCGCCGCATACAGCGGGAGGGAGCACGTGATCGGGGTGTCCAACGGCACCGACGCTCTCGAGCTCGCGTACCGTGCGGCGGGGGTGGAGCCGGGGGATGAGATCATCATGCCGGCGAATACATTCATCGCCACGGCGGAAGCGGCTTCCCGCATCGGTGCCGTGCCTGTCTTCGTGGATGTCGACGACGAGTATCTGCTCATCGATCCCGATGCGATCGCGTCCGCGATCACCTCGCGGACGCGCGTGATCGTCCCCGTGCACCTCTTCGGCCAGACCGCGCCCATGGAGCGTCTGCTGCCGATCGCGCAGAAGCACGGGCTGACCGTGGTGGAGGACGCCGCGCAGTCGCACGGCGCGTCAAGTCCAGCCGGTCGTGCCGGCGCAATCGGGCACATCGCCGCGACGAGCTTCTACCCGGGGAAGAACCTCGGCGCGGCGGGCGATGCGGGTGCCGTCATGACGAACGACGCGGATGCGGCCGGGCTGGTGCGCAATCTCGCGGCACACGGCAGTTCGGTCAAGTACGTGCACGACCACGTGGGGATGAATGCACGCCTGGACGCGATTCAGGCCGCGGTGCTTCGGGCGAAGCTGCGCCGACTCGACGGCTGGAACGAGGCGCGTAGAGAGGCTGCCGCCCGGTACACCGAGCTGCTGGCTGACGTCGACGGTGTGCGCGCGCCATCGACGCGTCCCGGCAACCACGACGTGTGGCACCTCTATGTGATTCGGGTCGAGCAGCGCGGCACGGTGATGGCAGGGCTGACCTCGGCGGGGATCGGCGCGGCGATCCACTACCCCACCCCGGTGCACCTCACCGCCGCCTACGGCGACCTGGGCTACCGATGCGGACAGTTCCCCGTTGCGGAGGGGGCGGCGGACCGTATCCTGTCGCTCCCGATGTTCCCCCACCTCGCTGAGCAGCAGCAGGTTGCCGTCGTCCGCGAGTTGTCGAGGGCGATGCGGAGACGGGGAGCGCTCGCATGA
- a CDS encoding DegT/DnrJ/EryC1/StrS family aminotransferase, with protein sequence MGERINVMTPWFGQEEADALAEVIASGWVAQGPRVAQFEQEFAAAMQTPFAVATTSCTTALHLALIIAEIGPGDDVVVPSFSFIATTNAVRYVGANPVFADVDPITGNLTGDTVADALTPMTRAVIAVDQGGVPVDLDDIRHLTDPLSIVVIEDAACGAGSTYKGRPVGVGAEITAWSFHPRKLLTTGEGGMLTTTHHGWATRARHLREHAMSVSAADRHGSVLPAAEEYTEVGYNFRMTDLQAAVGLVQLGRLPAVVARRREIAEGYQAAIDAIPGLRAVADPVHGTTNYQSFWVEVLDEYPTDRDGLLTALANQDISARRGIMATHRQPPYRDLTPPSGLPVTEQLHDRTLILPVFHMLTAADQQRVIDVLREQGSAP encoded by the coding sequence ATGGGCGAGCGCATCAACGTCATGACACCCTGGTTCGGCCAGGAGGAGGCGGATGCGCTCGCCGAGGTCATCGCGAGCGGCTGGGTGGCACAGGGGCCCCGTGTCGCGCAGTTCGAGCAGGAGTTCGCCGCGGCGATGCAGACGCCGTTCGCGGTCGCCACGACGAGTTGCACGACGGCACTGCACCTCGCCCTCATCATCGCGGAGATCGGACCCGGTGACGATGTCGTCGTCCCGTCGTTCTCGTTCATCGCGACGACCAACGCCGTCCGCTATGTCGGGGCGAACCCGGTCTTCGCCGATGTCGATCCGATCACGGGCAATCTGACCGGTGATACTGTCGCCGACGCGCTCACGCCGATGACCAGAGCCGTGATCGCCGTGGACCAGGGCGGCGTGCCGGTCGATCTCGACGACATCAGGCACCTCACCGATCCGCTGTCCATCGTCGTGATCGAGGATGCGGCGTGCGGAGCCGGTTCGACCTACAAGGGTCGCCCGGTCGGTGTGGGCGCTGAGATCACGGCGTGGTCGTTCCACCCGCGCAAGCTGCTCACTACCGGTGAGGGTGGCATGCTCACCACGACCCATCATGGTTGGGCCACTCGGGCGCGCCATTTGCGGGAGCACGCGATGAGCGTGTCCGCCGCCGATCGTCACGGTTCTGTTCTGCCTGCCGCCGAGGAGTACACCGAGGTCGGCTACAACTTCCGCATGACGGACCTCCAAGCCGCCGTCGGGCTGGTGCAACTGGGCCGGCTTCCCGCCGTCGTCGCCCGCAGGCGTGAGATCGCCGAGGGCTACCAAGCGGCGATCGACGCGATCCCCGGCCTCCGGGCGGTCGCCGATCCGGTGCACGGCACGACCAACTACCAGTCCTTCTGGGTGGAAGTGCTCGACGAGTACCCCACCGACCGGGACGGCCTGCTCACGGCCCTCGCGAATCAAGACATCTCCGCACGCCGCGGCATCATGGCAACTCACCGCCAGCCGCCCTACCGCGATCTGACGCCGCCGTCCGGGCTCCCGGTCACCGAACAGCTGCACGACCGCACGCTGATCCTTCCGGTCTTCCACATGCTGACCGCGGCCGACCAGCAGCGCGTGATCGACGTGCTGCGCGAGCAGGGGTCGGCCCCGTGA
- a CDS encoding glycosyltransferase family 2 protein, with amino-acid sequence MNPVASTYGSSPLPRVSVVIPCHNYEQYLDEAISSALSQHGVDLDVIVIDDASTDASVRIARKWESHDARLSVVAFATNRGHIATFNEALMSASAPFVVKLDPDDILAPGSLRRAADILLANPSVSFVYGACVHFSGTPPEVRNSRRVSVTVWRGEKWIERRARGGVNVIAQPEVMIRVASLKKVGGHRPQVPEASDYNLWLRLASTGDVARIDAVQGLYRIHPNSMQRTIHSGVYSDLRARSHAWQLFLQERGTDLDGAVAVAVERRYRRTLAREALLRALDTFDQANAQTEPVDELVRLAGELDATATGSRRGRELHRRMAKGRGVATPPYSLAGFVRRHRWNHRVQWMYRYRT; translated from the coding sequence ATGAACCCGGTGGCGAGCACGTACGGCTCGAGTCCGCTGCCGCGGGTGTCGGTCGTGATTCCGTGCCACAACTATGAGCAGTACCTTGACGAGGCGATCTCCTCCGCGCTTTCTCAGCACGGGGTCGATCTCGACGTGATCGTCATCGACGATGCGTCGACGGACGCGAGCGTGCGGATCGCGCGGAAGTGGGAGTCTCACGACGCCCGCCTGTCGGTCGTGGCCTTCGCGACCAATCGCGGTCACATCGCCACCTTCAACGAGGCGTTGATGTCGGCGAGTGCGCCATTCGTCGTGAAGCTCGACCCGGACGACATTCTCGCCCCGGGTTCGCTACGCCGTGCTGCCGACATCCTCCTGGCGAATCCGTCGGTCTCGTTCGTCTACGGCGCCTGCGTGCACTTTTCGGGCACTCCGCCTGAGGTTCGCAACTCACGTCGTGTGTCGGTCACCGTCTGGCGTGGCGAGAAATGGATCGAGCGGCGGGCTCGTGGTGGGGTGAACGTCATCGCACAGCCCGAGGTCATGATCAGAGTCGCGTCCCTCAAGAAGGTCGGCGGGCACCGGCCGCAGGTGCCGGAAGCCAGCGACTACAACCTCTGGCTGCGGCTGGCGAGCACCGGCGATGTGGCACGGATCGACGCCGTCCAAGGGCTGTACCGGATTCATCCGAATTCGATGCAGCGGACGATCCACAGCGGCGTGTACTCAGACCTACGGGCACGCTCACACGCCTGGCAGCTGTTCCTGCAGGAACGCGGCACCGATCTCGACGGTGCCGTCGCCGTCGCCGTCGAACGCCGGTATCGCCGTACCCTCGCACGAGAGGCGCTGCTTCGGGCACTGGACACATTCGATCAGGCGAATGCGCAGACCGAACCGGTGGACGAGCTCGTGCGACTCGCCGGCGAGCTGGATGCGACGGCGACGGGATCGCGCCGAGGGCGTGAGTTGCACCGTCGAATGGCCAAGGGCAGGGGTGTCGCCACGCCGCCATATTCCCTGGCCGGCTTCGTGCGCCGGCATCGGTGGAACCATCGCGTTCAGTGGATGTATCGGTATCGCACATGA
- a CDS encoding glycosyltransferase family 2 protein, producing the protein MSVRVRPPELTIRPTVTVVVPNYNYGAYLPAAVGSALQQDGVDVDVIVVDDCSDDGSAATVREMADLDARVTLIEHAKNLRHIATYNDGLARARGTYVVLMSADDALAPGALLRATRLMEAEPSIGLVYGHPRDFSSDSPPSESEPLSWPNAELNWTKWPGPEWIEHMCRRGRNMVRSPEVVMRTDVLRDLGGQWDARFPHSADMYLWMRAAAHSDVGRVNGRVQAYYRVHAANMHLTEFGGLLDDFIARRDTYDAFFAVDGARLPGARRLNRLWRRWLAREALRQIAYLPLGSERAAEARELYAFATELAPGDRAVRSFYRFASSDAIVPVWFRVEAQRTYRRDQHELKVGT; encoded by the coding sequence ATGAGTGTTCGTGTGCGTCCTCCCGAGCTCACCATCCGGCCCACCGTGACCGTGGTGGTGCCGAACTACAACTACGGAGCGTACCTTCCTGCCGCGGTGGGCTCCGCGCTGCAGCAGGACGGTGTGGACGTCGACGTGATCGTCGTCGACGACTGTTCGGACGACGGCAGCGCGGCCACAGTGAGGGAGATGGCTGACCTCGATGCGCGCGTCACCCTGATAGAGCATGCGAAGAATCTGCGACACATCGCCACGTACAACGACGGGCTCGCAAGAGCGCGTGGAACGTACGTCGTGCTGATGTCCGCGGACGACGCCCTGGCTCCTGGTGCGCTTCTGCGCGCAACGAGACTCATGGAGGCCGAACCGTCGATCGGCCTCGTCTACGGGCACCCCAGGGACTTCTCCAGCGACAGCCCCCCGAGCGAGTCGGAACCGTTGAGTTGGCCGAACGCGGAACTGAACTGGACGAAATGGCCGGGGCCGGAGTGGATCGAACACATGTGCCGCCGTGGTCGCAACATGGTGCGCAGCCCCGAGGTCGTGATGCGAACGGACGTCCTGCGTGACCTGGGCGGACAATGGGATGCGCGATTCCCGCACAGTGCGGACATGTACCTCTGGATGCGTGCCGCTGCCCACTCGGACGTGGGGCGGGTCAACGGACGGGTTCAGGCCTACTACCGTGTCCACGCTGCGAACATGCACCTGACCGAGTTCGGCGGACTGCTCGATGACTTCATCGCGCGACGCGATACCTACGATGCCTTCTTCGCCGTCGACGGCGCCCGCCTCCCGGGTGCGCGTCGCCTGAATCGTCTGTGGCGCCGCTGGCTTGCGCGCGAAGCCCTGCGGCAGATCGCCTATCTGCCGCTTGGCAGCGAGCGGGCCGCCGAGGCGCGCGAATTGTACGCATTCGCGACGGAACTGGCACCCGGTGATCGCGCCGTGCGCTCCTTCTATCGGTTCGCGTCATCCGACGCGATCGTTCCGGTCTGGTTCCGTGTCGAAGCTCAGCGAACGTATCGTCGCGATCAGCATGAACTGAAGGTCGGCACATGA
- a CDS encoding lipopolysaccharide biosynthesis protein has product MKARMPVPSRPERTLGQSAVHAVLWTASQRWMVRITGFITIAILTRMLTPADFGTVAIVTAILPLMYLIADLGFSTYIVQAREADQRMLSTAFWFTSSAGLLLAGAFVCAAPLVDMVFNVDGAGDVMWGLAPTVLLVTVTTVPMSLLRRRMAFRSLAMQSLIASLVGQAIAIVMALSGFGVWALIAQTLVNQLVASVYAWIVARWRPSLKFDRTEFKAMTTFGSKVVGVELIATGRLLAENAIITSALGVSALGYINIAQRLVQVAQDVTAAAILPVSTVVFAQVRENPDRLRSIYVRSLGLTYSAIIPVMILLAATSPILIPVLFGSQWLESVAPAQILAVVSIFVMGAMLDHGLFYGAGQPGRWFVYATVIDGLTIVTALFTAPHGLVVWALGFFGVAIVATVIRWPLVAALLRMGWTEIARVFGRTMGTGAVTALLTVAASYAVSGMVPILQLVILAAVVVTTHVAAMYLFTRAIFKEGLSHILRLRRPRRPTRAETPHGEGELR; this is encoded by the coding sequence ATGAAGGCGCGGATGCCGGTGCCGTCCCGCCCCGAGCGCACGCTGGGGCAATCAGCCGTGCACGCCGTCCTGTGGACTGCCTCTCAGCGATGGATGGTCCGGATCACAGGCTTCATCACCATCGCGATCTTGACACGGATGCTGACTCCGGCTGACTTCGGCACTGTGGCAATCGTCACCGCCATCCTTCCGCTGATGTACCTGATTGCCGACCTCGGCTTCTCGACCTACATCGTTCAGGCGCGGGAAGCCGATCAGCGCATGCTCAGCACCGCGTTCTGGTTCACGTCGTCGGCTGGTCTCCTCTTGGCTGGGGCGTTCGTCTGCGCTGCACCATTGGTCGACATGGTCTTCAACGTGGACGGTGCCGGAGACGTCATGTGGGGTCTCGCACCCACCGTTCTGCTCGTGACGGTCACGACCGTCCCCATGTCGCTGCTTCGCCGCAGGATGGCCTTCCGCTCCCTCGCCATGCAGTCGCTGATCGCCAGCCTGGTGGGTCAGGCGATAGCGATCGTGATGGCTCTGTCCGGATTCGGCGTGTGGGCGCTGATCGCGCAGACACTGGTGAATCAGCTGGTGGCCTCCGTGTACGCCTGGATCGTCGCCCGCTGGAGGCCCAGCCTGAAATTCGACCGCACCGAGTTCAAGGCGATGACCACCTTCGGGTCGAAGGTGGTCGGAGTCGAACTGATCGCGACCGGCCGCCTCCTTGCCGAGAATGCGATCATCACGTCGGCTCTCGGCGTCTCCGCTCTGGGGTACATCAACATCGCACAGCGGCTGGTTCAAGTGGCGCAGGATGTGACAGCGGCCGCGATCCTGCCCGTGTCGACGGTCGTGTTCGCACAGGTTCGCGAGAACCCCGACCGATTGCGCTCGATCTACGTGCGATCCCTCGGACTCACCTATAGCGCGATCATCCCCGTGATGATTCTCCTCGCCGCAACATCGCCGATCCTCATCCCCGTTCTTTTCGGGAGTCAGTGGCTCGAGAGCGTGGCCCCGGCGCAGATCCTCGCGGTCGTCAGCATCTTCGTGATGGGAGCGATGCTCGACCACGGGCTCTTCTACGGCGCAGGCCAGCCAGGCCGATGGTTCGTCTACGCGACGGTGATCGACGGCCTCACCATCGTGACGGCGCTCTTCACCGCGCCGCACGGGCTGGTCGTCTGGGCGCTCGGCTTCTTCGGGGTCGCCATCGTCGCGACCGTGATCCGATGGCCGCTCGTCGCTGCACTGCTTCGCATGGGTTGGACCGAGATCGCACGGGTATTCGGCCGAACCATGGGCACCGGCGCGGTCACCGCGCTCCTGACGGTGGCTGCGTCGTATGCGGTGTCCGGAATGGTGCCGATCCTTCAGCTCGTCATCCTCGCAGCCGTCGTCGTGACAACACATGTCGCCGCGATGTACCTCTTCACGCGCGCAATCTTCAAGGAAGGCCTCAGCCACATCCTCCGGCTCCGGCGTCCCCGCCGTCCAACCCGCGCCGAGACGCCGCATGGCGAGGGGGAGCTCCGATGA
- a CDS encoding Gfo/Idh/MocA family protein, whose amino-acid sequence MSSRLRVAVIGAGYWGPNLARNFRASHDWELAAICDLDRERAQRVADGVGGVPVTRSLDDVLSDPSIHAVAIATPARTHHPIALAALQAGKHVMVEKPLADERVRGAEMVELARDRSLVLMADHTYCYTPAVLKIHDLIAEGFLGEILFVDSVRINLGLIQPDVDVFWDLAPHDLSIMDFVLPGGLNASTVAAHGADPLRTGKSCIGYLAMPLEGGAIAHVHVNWLSPTKIRQMVIGGTKRTLVWDDLNPQQRVSVYDRGVDLVLQSKETADARASRISYRLGDTWAPALEEREALAEVAAEFAASIREKRNARTGGEAGLRVLSVLDAATCSLAAGGAPWLVDAHTVNEGALR is encoded by the coding sequence GTGTCATCACGACTGCGCGTCGCAGTGATCGGGGCCGGCTATTGGGGCCCGAATCTCGCACGCAATTTCCGGGCGAGTCACGACTGGGAGCTTGCGGCCATCTGCGACCTCGATCGCGAACGCGCGCAGCGGGTGGCTGACGGGGTCGGGGGTGTGCCCGTGACGCGGAGCCTCGACGACGTGCTTTCAGACCCGAGCATCCACGCCGTCGCCATCGCCACCCCGGCACGCACGCACCATCCGATCGCGCTGGCCGCCCTGCAAGCCGGCAAGCACGTCATGGTGGAAAAGCCCTTGGCCGATGAACGCGTGCGTGGGGCCGAGATGGTCGAGCTCGCGCGCGACCGAAGCCTGGTGCTCATGGCCGATCACACCTATTGCTATACGCCCGCCGTGCTGAAGATCCACGACCTCATCGCCGAAGGGTTCCTCGGCGAGATCCTGTTCGTCGACAGTGTTCGCATCAACCTCGGACTCATCCAGCCCGATGTCGACGTGTTCTGGGACCTCGCCCCGCACGACCTGTCGATCATGGACTTCGTGCTGCCCGGAGGCCTGAACGCCTCGACCGTTGCGGCGCACGGAGCCGATCCGCTGCGCACGGGCAAGTCCTGCATCGGCTACCTCGCGATGCCGCTGGAAGGCGGTGCGATCGCGCACGTGCACGTGAACTGGCTCAGCCCGACGAAGATCCGTCAGATGGTGATCGGGGGAACGAAGCGAACGCTCGTCTGGGACGACCTGAATCCGCAGCAGCGCGTCAGCGTGTACGACCGCGGAGTGGACCTCGTGCTCCAGTCGAAGGAGACGGCCGACGCGCGGGCGTCGAGGATCTCCTACCGGTTGGGCGACACGTGGGCGCCCGCACTGGAGGAGCGCGAAGCGCTTGCCGAAGTCGCTGCGGAATTCGCGGCATCCATTCGCGAGAAGCGCAACGCGCGCACGGGCGGTGAGGCCGGTCTGCGTGTGCTCTCGGTGCTGGATGCCGCGACCTGCAGCCTCGCCGCCGGTGGCGCTCCCTGGCTTGTGGATGCGCACACCGTGAACGAAGGGGCGCTGAGATGA